Below is a genomic region from Rosa chinensis cultivar Old Blush chromosome 5, RchiOBHm-V2, whole genome shotgun sequence.
CTAATTTTAATATAATATCAATTTCTCATCATTTTTTTAGAAGACCCCTCATCATGCTTTTTTGTTACAGAAATAATTGAGAATTACAACAACTAGTCTTCAATGCGTTGAACAATTTCTCATCATTTGGGCTCAAACATAATAGTAGCActcttttaaaaaagaaaataattttaaaggTTTCTCAAACATTAAATTACACACACGTACGTATATATTTCGTATTTATGACTATGGCTGCCCTAGCCGGCGTTCGCGCAAAGTGCTGCGATGGGTGCTGGGTGGACTTGGATTTACTAGTGGGTTGCTGAATGGTCTTTTGCCTTGGTTAAAAGTTGGGTCTGGACCCATTCATTGGGCCTTgctggtttttattttattttcatgtcttagtttatttttatttttctggatCTATATCATGAATGATTTTGGGGTCTATTTAGACCCTGCAAGTTTTCAGTGATGTTCACCTgatcagttgctgaccaaagaatttatgctcaataacccttagatttacatcaaagggtggaaaacaaaacacctcaacttaataataattctctctgccattggatttacatccaagagtggttgagcattattttcttggtcaataactgatcAGGTGAATATTTTCCGCAAGTTTTTTACAccgaataaaaaaataaaatttataattGTACGCATAAACGTTTCCAACAATACCCTTAGCAAAACTCACACCCACGTATACCCAGCAAATCTCACACCCAAAACTCATACCCAGCAAAACCCCGATTATCTCCGCGTCAATGAGGGTTGCTCCAACATCTTTCCCCAACTGAGGAATTCGTCCAGAGCATCATTATAGACGACCGTGCTCACGCGTGTGGAAGGGTAGTTTAGGCATGCGATTAGTTTCATTCTGTTAACCATTGCGCATTCATACTGTCCATCGCTTTTAGAATTTGGTTTGGGTCACGTTCAGGTATCAAGATTAATTTTCAAATCTCTCTGTTCACATCTTCAGTTCCCATTTTCTCCTATAGTTCATTTGTCTTTTGAATAAAACAGAACCGCTTCTGAAGTTGGGAGATAACTGAAACCACTGAATCACGTCTGCCTTTGTTTGCATATCGATTACTGTAACATTTTATAGATGCATGGGCACATGAAAGTTGCGACAGACACAGAACAACAATAATAATGTGCAAACTGGGGAACGTAATATCAAAAGAACCACTCATCAAGTCACCGATGAAGGAATTCCAAACATCAGTGGTATCCCTAGTTCGCAAGAGATTGCAGATTAGAAGCACATAACCCAACATTGCATAAAACCCCATTTGACGCCATATCATGAGCAACACAAAAAATTATGCTAATTAAGGTGTAGAAATTTGGTTCTGGAAGGAAGGGAGTGCCTCTCAAAATCAAAGCTTGTTGCCATATTCGAAATTCATGTCTCCCACTCCATtgtcttcccttttttttttctctctctctctctcttcccaaaaTCAAGCAAAAGTATCATGATGAGGCAGGGGAAGTTAGAGTTGTACATGATCAATTTGGGAGAGTGTGGGAGAGAAGAAAAATGCTTGAAAGTGGTTTATGTTGTTATCTTTGTCAATATCATGCGTATTAAACCCTTGAAGCAATTATAAAGGAaagtgaaatttgggtttaaggCTTTGCAAGAAGAAACAACGTAAACGCAACAACTTAAACAGTGAACTGCTGGGAACAACTGAATTGTTGggtacaaatagaaaaaagagttttaaactttatggtttattttgttattatttttatttactatGACTATTATTGTCATTTCGTATGAGGATATAAATGTCTTTTCATGTAAAATTGATTTGCTGGGTGTacatagaaatttgctgggtgcatttagaaagacccatgATTTTGACGGTGATCAAGCTGGAAGACAAATGGTTCCGGTTAAGGAGGTTATGGTTGAAGAGGCATTCAAGAATCCGAAGGAGGTGCTGCCATGGACTAAACAAATAACTGTGAGGTCGATGGTGATAAGCTTTGTGTCATCGTGTGCAAAATTAATTTCGCCACTGGCGTCATATGTACCATCTCTAAACTTTGCAGTGGGGCTGTTGGGATTCTCAGTTGTAAAAACATTCGATGCCTTGATTGACAAGTTAGATCTCTCGAAGCAGCCTTTCACTCGTCATGAAAGCAGTGTTATTCAAACCCGCATCGTGGCCTCGTCTGGTCTAGTCTTCAGTAGCGGCACAAGGAGTGATTTACTAGCGAGGAGCATGAAGATAGCTTCTCAGAGTGATGCAGGCAACACCCCAGtcaacatcaagaggcttttcaTTTCATGGATGATTGGATCTCTCTTTATTGCTAGTTTCATTGGGTTGTTTTCGATTGGATATCCGTGGATAAAGATGATGATACTCAAGAAGAAGTTAACCTATCCGAGCAGAAGTGTGGAACAACAACTGCACACTTCATCAACAGCTTCCATACGCCAGAAGGAACCACGCTAGCGAAGGAACAAGTTGTTCTTCTCTTCAAAAGCTTAACGTCAGCTTTGCCTTGTCAGGGCTGTAATTTCACGGGGAATCATGTGGCCATTGATTGAGCTAAAGAAAGGTGACAGTTAAAGTGCTGACATTTCTGCAAGCAATcttaagagtgtgtttggatgagggaaaaaatgatggattTTAATTACAAGTAAGGATTTTATAATTCCTAAAAGCTAATTTCCTCGTTTgtcatttaatttttattttattttttattctagaCGACAATGTAACTCCCCACCTCACCCTGATGTCAGTGAGATCTGGATCCATGACCTCCACGGTGTTAGTTAGGCTAGCTAACCAACAAGCCACGGCTCCCTGACAtgcattatcagattggaatTTAACATTTTctttgtggaaaaaaaaatgaaggaatttattatttaaatttcacacttcaatttccaccaaaataggtgtcatttacaAATTCCTTTGctgtattcaatttttatttccaaaacaaggctttttttattttatctttttatttgttttaaactttcttaatttattacacatttcaaatcctaacactaggccaaaaaagctaatagacaacggaccaaattcgttgtgtgatttggacgatctccgttgtgtgatgaaaaatggcACAACGGTGGAAACCCGTTGTGTGAATCACAAACAGTCAACACTTATTTGGTTAAAACTGTTGTGCCTTCTCTCGGCAGATGGCAGCCATAGTTGCCTCGCAGTCATGCTGCACATGTCATTggcatcattcacacaacgaaagtTGTTTCCGAGCCGTTGTATAAAAGgcgaatcagacaacagcattttattttctctgttgtatgagttatcctcacacttcacttttgaaaattttattgtTGTGTGTTAATTTTGGATAACGTATTCTAGTTattacagttgtgtgattgtaaatcagacaacgtatgtttgttagaaccgttgcatgttatataaggattcattgtgtgaacatccaaattgttacttcagacAACATTATTAACATTAAAAATTCTATTGTGTGATAATCGTCTTTTCTGGATTTTGTGCATTGATAATAAtgctccattttacctaatgaacagtgaCTAATTGTGTGAAGTTTACTATATTAGTGATTGAAATCATTATCCAATGAACAATGATTAATATTTACGCCAAAAGCAATGTGATACATCAATAAAATTCCAATATATCCACCAAATATTGAATCCAAGTAACATGTCATTGCTATAAAGTTTCCTAGCTAGCTGAATTtacatgatgaaagaaaatatattttgctTCATTGCTTGGTATTCTATGCTTGATCACTTAGTGACTCTTTAGGCAACATTTCACTAGATATTCCCAAACCTGCAAACAGAATAAGCAAAATTCAAGGTTATGAAGGAATGATTCAAACTAATTAAAGctaaaatagaagaaaacatTGCAAGGTAACATTACCAAGCCTTGTACACTAAGAGAAGCAGAGCTATAATATATGTGTAAGCATAACAAACAAATAATACAATCTGATCAAACAAATGATTAATTAAAGCATCACCATATGATAAGATAACTGTAAGACAGCTAAATCCACAAATAGCCCAAGCACGCAGGATAAGAAGATTTCAGTGTGTGCCAATTTAAAATTTAGTTCGAGGAATGAACCTGGATTTTCTTCAGCTTTATTGCTTAGTATTCCGGTAAATAGCAACTGTTTTTCCATAAATTTTGATGATCCCCGCCTTGTTGTTTTGCGGTAAACACAATTTCTAATGGTGTTACACCATCCTCCCCCCTACACAAGATATTTATTCAAGTCAAGTTCTATAAAGTCAGAATTTTAAAATACCATCTTAAAGATATTTCTTATCACAAGTTCATTAAGCATAAATGTAAATGTTAAATGATATGATCAGGAATTGCTATGTAACAGTCAACAACTATACGTAAGTGCATAACTAAATGATGTCACTGTTTCAGATTTATCTCACACCTCCAATTGAATAAGCCAGCTATTTGCTCCTGACCCGTACCCACAATGCAAATGATACCCGGGTAAGGTTCCATCGAGGCAGACTGCAAGGGTCAAAAGCAAAGTAGGTAAattaggacaaaaaaaaaatgaaacagatCTCAAAATACAAAAGCATCAAGCGTGTCAAGTCAATTCAATGATCAACTGAACAGTGATTAAGACAGGATTTACCAAATGAACTCAAAAACAATAGATTGACAATTACAATGAAAACAACATCACAAGATAGGTCAGGCCACACATAGATTAACACATCTAACAACAATTTATGAAAGCGTCTGAAAAGTAGTATGCTACCAATTCCAGCAGGCAGAAGAGAGAATCTTACTCACAGTCTCACACAGTGAACTACAAATTAAGGAAAACTTGAATTGGAAGGAGAAAAGCAAAGGAAACAGAATTTCAGGTAACAAGCAGGACTGCAATTAATGTTTTCAGGACAACTATTATCATGTAAATGCAATTTACAGTAAACAATAAATAGATGGAGGGACAAAGCAATCCAAATTTAGATTACCACAAACCACATGCAATCCTATTAACTCAAATAAACCCAGAAATGATACTAGACACAGAAAAGATACAATCTTTATCTACCAAGACCAAGCAAAAAGTCCAAAATTTggattaaaaaataaagaaaaacacaGTAATGGTTAGCTAATTATAGGAGTGAATGTACCTGCTCCTTTGGCACCAGCTCCTGGAATAAGGGTTAGTCCTACCATCACCCCAGTTACAGCAGCCTTGGATTCTCCATAGCCCTCCAACCAGGACAGCTCTGTTTCATTAAAACTATGCTCCTCAAACCCATTAGCCCATTTGGTGAAAACTAGCACTACAACAATGCCAACCCACAAAAACTTCATCTTGGGTCTGCTCTGTTTCAATCTCTCTACCAcctaagaaatggaaaaattgaACTTCAGAACAGAAAGATGCAAACTTTGATATTGCATTCGTGTATTTGTGTTTCTGgctgtaatatatatatatatatatatatatatatatatagtgagtGTTTTAGCTGGCTGCAATTAGTCACATTCAATAGCAAATCCAGCTAAAGATAGAAGGGTACATGGCCACAAATGAGTAATGTGGCAAGTATGGAAAggcaatcaaattcaaaatgtgtagccaaaaaatggaaaaaggctcaaaatgagagagagagagagagagaagagagagagagagagagagagagagagaatggtggAGAGATCTCGCAGAAAAGATaatgaaaacaactagaacaatataaaaattatccttctactttttattttctgacATGTTCTACAATACAAGCTActaaccgagagagagagaaagagagaaagagtgaaAGAGATTAAATACTCTCTCTGGGATTAAAGAAGAAAATACCTTCTTGCGCTTTCCAATAACCTTAAGCCCACTGCGATCCGAATTTCCAACATTGAAATCAATGGCTGTGATATCCCCTTCTTCCTTAAGAGCCACATGTGTTGCAGCCAAACCAATCACACACAATCTGATATATAAGGCAGTAATTCAAGAAAAATGATCTAACTTCTTCATTCACACATTAACAAACAAGCACAAcagaacaaaagaacaaaaaagtttaaaaaaagATGGGGCTGTTACCCATTGGGGTGGCGATAAACATATTGGTCATGTTCTGGTTTCATAAAATCTTGATATTGATCATACCTAGCATAGAGTGATCAACAATGGACAGTCTCATAGTGATAGATCACTCAAAAACATAATGACAGAGACTAAACAATAAGCAACTTGTCATGATATCAGCAGCTATTCTTTTGCAATTTATAGATCAACGCTTATATGTGCTACAACAACCAACTATACGACCAGCAAATTTTCTTATCAACATTGTTTGCAAAATACCTGTTATAAGAACACAATTGCACAAGTCGACAGTTTTGAGGACAGAGTATCCATTTGCCAAACTCATAACTCCAACATCACCTTGAAAATGTTCTTGTGATAGCTGAAAAAAAGTTGGAAAGAGCTGGTTACATAACTCCTACACTTACAATAGGAACCTGATGGAAATTACATGACTACCAAATCTCTCCATTACTGTTTCGTATAACACTTGGTCAAATTCCCTTTTCTAGATTGTATATGATAATGGCTGAATAGACCAATTAAATTAGTCTAAAAGTTATCAACCCAAAGTAGTTGACTAATTTCAGTTaaataaaatttcaattttggaaatcaaataccaagcagaagaagaagaacaagaacagAATCCCAATATCAATTACAAGTGCCAAGTAAACGACCTTTTGCTGAATAGCTAATTAGTTAAAAGACACTGGTCTTGATAATTCCCAAAAGGAATttgtatatatactaaaataaaGGTGAGTTCAAGAACATATAATAAAGCTCAAGGGATTTAAAAATCCCAAATACCTGTATACGAACCAAATCATTCAATAATACTATAAAAAGTTGAATTTATACCATATCATTAACACACACAAAGAAAAAGCATCAGATAATATTACCTGAATTGGATTGAAACTATGCCAAAGATATTGATGGAACTACTACACAACATCATTGGACCAACACACAGCATAGAAAACCCTCCAAAATATATAATCTGTGTGACCTGGGGAATAAGtgccttcattttcttctttttcaaattgGTCGCAGAGGTCAGTGTAAGCAAGCTTCTTAAACCTATATTCTCCCACAACTCTGCATTGCTTGCTTTCACAAATAGAATTGCAGGGAGGACCTATAATACGTTTATATACAAAATGACCAAGAGAGTTCAGAACACACACAACCAAACCACTAGAAACTATAATGTCAATGCAAGACATGAAATTGAGTGGGGATTTAACACTTCCCTTACATCTGAATCTGGCTCACTGACCTTATTGTCCTTGTTCCTTTACTGCAATTTATGTGCTTGAAAAAGataatttcgttgcttttgaaGCTTCCAGCCAAAATAATGAAGACAGTTCTAGGAGTAATGCTTGCCCTGCATAATATAAAAGGAAAGCATAGAATCACTCAACCATTCTGATTCCACACAAAATTGCAATGAAGAACATCATTTCTAATCACAAATGAAAAACCCAAAACTAAATTGAAAAACCCATTAAGATCCAGAAACGCACCAAATGATGACGAACAACTGCTGGAGCTGTTGAGCCTCAGCGACGAGCCGATCAAACTGGGCTTCGCTGCAGAAGGGCGCGAGCTCCACTGAAACCGGTGAATCATCGAGCTCTCGTAACGACCCTTCTGGGCTCAAAGCCCTGACTGCTGTAATCGGCCCCCAGCTCAAAGTCCTCATGCCACAGCTTGGAGATACTACTGTTCTTCAGGCCGACTCAGAATCGTTCCCCAACTCGAGGCTTCATAGCCCAAGAAGATGCTTCTCTTCACTGCTAGGAGAACGAGAATTGAAAACTGAGAAAACCATAAACGAAATCGAAGTCAATTAATTAGTGAATTTGCGGTAATACCTTCGGCTTCAGCGATAGAGATAGTGGAGAGTTTGAATCGATCTCTGAGAAGCTCACTCACTGAGTCGGAGCGAACAGAGGCGAAGACGAGGCCGGAGAGGTGGGCTGTCCCGATGCCAAGTCAGAGACGAGCTTCAGAGTATGGTGGAGTACGAGGGGGTCGTGAATGAGTTAGAGAGAGCGAGTTAGGGTTTTGATGATTGAAGAAATTGTAGGGGGCGGGAGTTGAGAGTTTGATGATTAGGGATGTGAGGGATGTAGGTTTCAGTGGAGAGAAGGTGAAATCCACTGGACGCTCAGGCTAGGAGCTGGGTGCTTCGGTTGGATGCTGAATTAGCTTTTGAGTCAGACGCGAAGATTGGCTGTGGACGAAGAGGTAATCAGTGACTTGTGTTTCGGGGAGAGAAGAAGACTGGGAGAGACATGGTCTTACAAAATGGCAAGGTGTATTGAGTTTGCCCTGATGCGAGATATGGTTTGTCTTctattttttatcataaaatcagacaacaaaaatgATGGTGTGTTGTGTGATTGTCTTCTCTTTAAACTTTCAGCTGAGGGACACAAAATGAAAACTCCCGCCTACTATGTGTAAGCACAAGCTCATTTTTGGCGCTCGGATGGCTTTcccattcacacaacagaaaaaatgtcattccgttgtaggagctTGCAAATCATTTGCCAAAATTTGGTCATTTTGGGGGGAATGAAACTCATTTTGGGGCACAttaatcttttcaatgttatcTCCCTCAATTGGACAACACAATGAATATACATGTTGTGTGACAATTTCCAAGTTTCGATCCTACAACACATATAATTATTCTGTTGTGCAAAGTAGTACTTTGGTAGTGCATTTGAGTCCGAAATTGGAGCCAAATATGAGTAAAGGTAGGGGGAAAATGTcccgctatttttttttcattcagacaataTAACATTCTTTATAACTGTTGTGCAATATTGCTCTATCTGAAAAATTTTGAACTGTAGCATCTTTGTACAACGAAAGTTTCTTAAATGTGTTGTAAGAAGCAATTTCCATcaacacacaacggaaatttttttttcattgtgtaaaaagtgttgtatattgaggttattggcctagtgtaaatagatacaaccaaacaacaaaaattgcaattaataaaattttagattgatggagttaaagattccatcatttataaattcatatggattttataattttctcatccaaacgcatcCTAATGGAATCCATTATTAACGGATTTTGATTTCTATAGTCGTAATGCTTGGTGATGGTATATTCCGAGTTTAGCACCATATATAATGCCCACATGAATTTGATCTTAAAGCTGCATTGACCTCCTCAGAGATGGAACTGAATCAAAACTACGAAGAGGTGAAATGGGAGTTGAGTACTTCGACCAGATTCCAGGCTGGGTTGCTTTGGCTGGTATTCTGTTCTTATAGCCATATCAATCACCATCCTACCATTCATCTTCCACCAATTAAAATGGTATAATGTTACGATGGTTTGCATGATTGCTCCGGTTGTGGCTTTTTGCAATGTCTATGGCTACGGTCTCACCGCCCTTGCTTCCAACAACGGCAAAGTGAAAATCATAATATTCTTTAGTTTTGGCGTTGACAAAGGTGGTGTTTTTGCTGGCCTCGCTTCTTTTAGTGTCATTTTGAGCATTCTCTCTACAAGCAGAACTTCAAGACGTATTGGATATATGTGTTGTAAAATAGTAGAATGGGTTTCTAAGGAAATAATGGGTAATCAAGAAATGAGTCGGAGGAGAAGCAGCTCGACCTATTCAAGGAATTCTCTACAGGACGAATCTAGTTGGAGTCCATCTGGGTAAGGAAGAATCGGTCAGCCCAACTAATTTGTATCAAATGGAAGAACATTCTCCACGTGACTTGCGGAAGTTGCACACCACTGCTCGTACTAACCAAGATATACGTTCAGGCTCACTTATAAATACTTGGTAGGTTGAACAATTAAGGTAAACAATCAATCCATACTCCACTTGTTATAATTTAAACACTCATTGACTTGGGCATTCACTAACCGCATAAGAGAGTTTTTTGCATGTACTCCCCTCTTCAAACTTGACTTGCCAACACCGATCGGAACTCTAAAGGCATAGGAACAACCTCTTGACTAAGAAGCCTCCACTCTTACTCCAATTAGCATAGTAGGTTAGAAAATTTTCTACCCATTTTTTCCGCACCAACAATACCTAGCCTCACTCTCTCGCCCTCGacttgtcttctcagccaagtTTTCGGGATAGCCATCAGTTGTGTTACATATGTCACCTCTGACAAGGCTAATCTCctccttttttgtttcttcagtCATCATTTTGCTCCAGCATTCGCTTATGGTCTTATCTGTGGCGAGTCTTCCACTCTTCAAGGGGTATTCCAGTTGTATCCTATCTCTCGCTAGTGTCAGAGCACCTATTTGCATGAAGTTTCTTTTTGCTTCTGCCACATCGATGAAGTTGATTCTTTTTCTATCGTCTTCCAGTTTTcggttttgttttaatttcatgTCATTGATGTTGTACCTAGCTATCATAGTTGAATTTCAGTATCAGTCTTATCTTGTCAAATACCATTTTCTAACTTCTCTTTTATTGATATTCAAACAATTCGTCACTTAGTTATGggatttttttagttaaaattATAGTCAGAAATAGCAATTAGGACCCGATCATGTTATTTGATGCGGAAGAATGCCAAACaacaacacaaacaaacaagGTGTATGTGATTTAGTGATTTATACTAAACGAGGTCAACGCTAATTAAAACCCATCACTCAAGGTAGTATTCAAGCAAACAAGATAGtactcaagcaaaaaaaaaaaaaacagggtgATTTTTCCTTAAACTAAAGAAACAACGATTATATGGAAGTTGTTAGAAATGTTGTATATAAGTGTGGCACAAAATAAAGCAAAAATTGGTATTACATTAGAAAATAATGTTCATTTGTTAAGGCCTAGCCACTTATTGTTTGTCTGATAGAAACCTTCGACAGATTCCTTTTGGCCTGGAAGGAAAAATGGAGTCTTAAGTGAATATTTGAATTTAGCCTTTTAGAAACTTCTGTCcttgcaggaaaaaaaaatgagagagcTAGATTTTTTTGTGTGCAACGCCAATGCATTTTGACAGTGCTTGGGCAATTAGTTGGGTTGAGGAAAGTAAATTTGGTTTTGTTGGTCTATATGTGGGTTGCAATCTTATGCCCTAGGTGATGGAGGATTGAGTCAAGGGTTTTgagtgttttttttatttttatttttttgggttctTGACTCAAAGCATCAAAATTAGTCAAAACTATCTCACTTATCCCaccaacagatttttgttctcactaacccaatttgaattgaaataacaattttacccttaatctaattaatgaattactacctctctctctctcactcacactCCAAGCCAGTGCACGGCCTTCAGCTCCGGTCCTTGGTCTAAATGGTCGGTGGCTAGACGAGGACGACAATGACATCGACAGAGGTGATATACTAGGTGAAGGCGCAGATCCAGCGCCATCGATCATTGCCAATATTGGTGGATCAGCGGTCATAATTCAGAGCGAGTTTCGTGATGGCGTCGAAgcgaaagaagagagaaaggatGTTGACGTCTCTGTCCCTCGACCGTCAGCCAGAGCATCTTTTCCTGTCGCCGGAGCCAACTGGAAAATGCAAGCTAGGAGGTGGAATTGGTGTTCGGGTATGTAAATTGGTAGAGCACTAGAGCTGGCTAAGCTGTAGAAGGAAGAAGACGACCAAGAGCAGTTTTTAAGTTTATCAACTTATCCTTTATAACGACACCGTTCtggcttcttcttcatcttttttttaaccccttttttttgataaaatagtGGTAGAAGGcccagaaagaaaggaaaaaaaaaaggttttattgcGGGCAatacgtctattgggggacaatagatgttttgaattaatgtaatttcctccaatacgtctattgggggacaatagatattttgaattgatgtaatttcctcctttttttccttaaccaaagttttatttgtgtaaatatagggagattagttcctattccggagaccgaaagttctattagggggcaatagatattttgaatttatgtaatctcctcatttttttttctttaattaaagttttatttgtctaaatttagagaGATTACTTTCTATTCCGGCggccgaaagttctattggggggcaatagaggtttaatGCCACTATTGGggtaatagaggtttattggggggcaatagacctttccggcgacctattgtTGAGTTAGTCAAAGTCATTTATTTATGTTAGAGTTTGCTTTTATCTTTCTGTTAATAAACCCTATTTGTTAGGGTCATGCAAGCTATTTTGATTTAGTCTTCAACTAGTTTACCACTTTG
It encodes:
- the LOC112164011 gene encoding pectin acetylesterase 10-like; its protein translation is MKFLWVGIVVVLVFTKWANGFEEHSFNETELSWLEGYGESKAAVTGVMVGLTLIPGAGAKGAVCLDGTLPGYHLHCGYGSGANSWLIQLEGGGWCNTIRNCVYRKTTRRGSSKFMEKQLLFTGILSNKAEENPGSFLELNFKLAHTEIFLSCVLGLFVDLAVLQLSYHMVML